Proteins encoded within one genomic window of Hemiscyllium ocellatum isolate sHemOce1 chromosome 1, sHemOce1.pat.X.cur, whole genome shotgun sequence:
- the LOC132817921 gene encoding transmembrane protein 127 isoform X2 — MESRFRAPQNRNLPAAVTQCFSVVALCTAVADPNWFQVALNGTSPQIYGVAYVVHLQGNLTADPNTVLNYEGISLLIVMATCSYFGILTGFGAFILSFLGSRHPLLFNLPITLHFITALSQAGRPQWWEKVRTADVGDQS; from the exons ATGGAAAGTAGATTCCGGGCCCCACAGAACCGCAACCTACCGGCCGCTGTCACTCAGTGCTTCTCGGTGGTGGCACTGTGTACGGCTGTGGCCGACCCCAACTGGTTCCAGGTCGCCCTGAACGGCACCTCTCCGCAAATCTACGGAGTGGCTTATGTGGTCCACCTGCAGGGAAACCTCACAGCAG ATCCCAATACCGTCCTGAACTATGAAGGGATTTCTCTACTTATTGTGATGGCCACGTGCAGCTACTTTGGAATATTAACAGGCTTTGGAGCTTTCATTCTCAGCTTCCTGGGATCAAGACATCCACTTTTGTTCAACTTGCCGATTACGCTGCATTTTATAACAG CTCTCAGCCAGGCTGGCAGACCTCaatggtgggagaaagtgaggactgcagacgttggagaccagagttga